Proteins from a single region of Corvus hawaiiensis isolate bCorHaw1 chromosome 6, bCorHaw1.pri.cur, whole genome shotgun sequence:
- the LOC125327338 gene encoding mas-related G-protein coupled receptor member H-like, giving the protein MEENSTTNLTLNDVVYGFVDLEEYVPAQCSSFPYTLIAFASVCLGISLCGLAGNGVVVWFLGFHTKQSPFTLYILNLAVADFSLLLLFLLLILAFLTLAAFCTSLFPFIHHYRHFVFVLGFPCHLFDMSSLGLLAALSVERCVSVLCPNWYRCHRPRHLSGVVSGALWALASVFVSSLYVTFTYTEDSETILAGVALTISVVFSLTMLVSNLFLFLKLCCGSRRRHPGKLFVAILLNVLLFFTFGIPFCVEVFLNLPDSGDLFPEDPSFLLALLNCSLNPVIYVLVGSCWRRRFQRSVKVALRRVFEEKTGSDEGSHGPGDTVEEVTAL; this is encoded by the coding sequence ATGGAGGAGAACAGCACAACAAACCTCACCCTGAATGATGTAGTTTATGGATTTGTGGACTTGGAGGAATATGTCCCAGCTCAATGCTCGAGCTTTCCCTACACGCTGATCGCCTTTGCCAGTGTGTGCCTGGGGATTTCCCTCTGTGGGCTGGCAGGGAATGGGGTGGTTGTGTGGTTCCTGGGCTTCCACACGAAGCAGAGCCCTTTCACTCTCTACATCCTAAACCTGGCTGTTGCCGacttctccctgctcctcctgtttCTCCTGCTTATATTGGCTTTTCTGACCTTAGCAGCATTTTGCAcatctttgtttccttttattcaTCACTATAGGCATTTTGTGTTTGTCCTTGGCTTCCCGTGCCACCTGTTTGACAtgagcagcctggggctgctggcagccctCAGCGTGGAGCGCTGCGTCTCCGTCCTCTGCCCCAACTGGTACCGCTGCCACCGCCCCCGGCACCTCTCGGGCGTCGTCAGCGGGGCCCTCTGGGCTCTTGCCAGCGTTTTTGTTTCCTCCCTCTACGTCACCTTCACCTATACTGAAGACTCTGAGACCATCCTTGCAGGTGTAGCCCTCACCATTTCTGTAGTTTTTTCCCTCACGATGTTGGTTTCCAATTTGTTCCTGTTTCTCAAGCTGTGCTGTGGCTCACGGAGGAGACACCCGGGGAAGCTCTTTGTTGCCATCCTGCTCAACGTGCTGCTCTTCTTCACCTTCGGCATCCCTTTCTGCGTGGAGGTTTTCCTCAATCTCCCTGATTCTGGTGATTTATTCCCAGAAGACCCCTCTTTCCTGCTGGCATTGCTGAACTGCAGCCTCAACCCGGTGATTTACGTGCTGGTGGGGAGCTGCTGGCGGCGCCGCTTCCAGCGCTCGGTCAAAGTCGCTCTGCGGAGGGTGTTTGAGGAGAAAACGGGGAGTGACGAGGGCAGCCACGgccctggggacactgtggaGGAGGTGACAGCTCTGTGA